A single window of Culicoides brevitarsis isolate CSIRO-B50_1 chromosome 3, AGI_CSIRO_Cbre_v1, whole genome shotgun sequence DNA harbors:
- the LOC134834605 gene encoding putative fatty acyl-CoA reductase CG5065: protein MHAFLKSQNNTNQKTIVPNQKKDDFKIDFINDGVLFDSKNTDPERPSIPEFFNGRDIFITGSTGFMGKVLLEKLIRSCPGINKIFVLIRARRGKSVQERLQELKSIPLFDVLKRTKPNLLEKITPVEGDVTMLKLGLDHNSLKNMSNVSMIFHAAASVRFDDHFKYAILLNTRGTREVMEFAKTLKNIKVILHVSTTYCNLKSKTVEEKIYPPIADWRDSIRIAENVDDYILDILEQKYSKFMPNTYTFSKHLSEQIINEYKSTLPVVCFRPSIVISTMKDPFPGWIDNFNGPVGILVGCGMGITRTMYCNPDNIADFTPVDVSIKAMIVAAWKRAIDDDV, encoded by the exons ATGCATgcctttttaaaaagtcaaaataatacGAATCAAAAAACGATTGTTCCCAACCAAAAGAAGGATGACTTCAAAATAGATTTCATAAATGATGGCGTACTctttgactcaaaaaatacGGACCCGGAACGGCCATCAAttcctgaattttttaatggacgTGATATTTTTATCACAGGCAGTACAGGCTTTATGGGAAAAGTTCTTTTGGAAAAGTTGATAAGGTCGTGTCCAggaattaacaaaatatttgttttaataaggGCTAGACGTGGAAAGAGTGTACAAGAAAGGTTGCAAGAATTAAAATCTATTCCG CTTTTTGATGTTCTTAAAAGAACGAAACCAAACTTACTAGAAAAAATTACACCTGTCGAAGGTGATGTTACTATGTTAAAATTAGGATTGGATCATAACTCGTTAAAAAACATGAGCAATGTATCAATGATATTTCATGCAGCGGCAAGTGTTAG atttgatGATCATTTCAAATATGCAATTTTGTTGAATACACGAGGTACGCGCGAAGTGATGGAATTTGcaaaaacactcaaaaacATCAAAGTAATTTTGCACGTTTCTACGACTTATTGTAATCTTAAGTCTAAAactgttgaagaaaaaatttatccacCAATCGCAGACTGGAGAGATTCTATAAGGATTGCAGAAAATGTGGATGACtatattttagatattttggaacaaaaatattctaagTTTATGCCAAACACATACACTTTCTCAAAGCACTTGAGCGAACAGATTATCAATGAGTACAAGTCCACTCTTCCAGTGGTTTGTTTTCGTCCGTCAATTGTAATTTCCACAATGAAAGATCCATTTCCTGGTTGGATTGATAATTTCAATGGGCCTGTAGGAATTTTGGTGGGATGTGGAATGGGGATAACGAGAACAATGTATTGCAATCCAGATAACATTGCTGATTTCACTCCTGTTGACGTATCTATAAAAGCGATGATTGTTGCAGCTTGGAAACGAGctattgatgatgatgtgtaa
- the LOC134835595 gene encoding ileal sodium/bile acid cotransporter-like, which produces MCPLFFLLLLCLCFSPLLVFCSAVGLISCKATFKPDKLSLAMDSFNTIELTLEDIAQDLIVNDMAEMQLISHNKDRVEVDESFQKIHVSLSRNWSGNVTLKGILLGQSEIYVQLKVPNSIETRRADGFLDVIVTRHKRTIDYIFTGTVALLVSILYINFGAALDLNVVKKILLRPYGPVIGFCGQFLLMPLIAYFLGIWLFPSAPELALGLFFTGISPGGGASNVWTVILGGNMHLSITMTAISTFSMFGMMPLWLFTLGKTIFDKAKMSVPYTKIATFAIALIVPLGIGLLIQKYLPRVSRILVRILKPCSTALIIFIVVFAIYTNVYLFKLFSWEIILAGMGLPWCGYLFALILATLLRQPSSDCLAISIETGIQNTGIAIYLLQTLEQADLTIIIPVSVAIMTPFPLLALYIGQKIRNACCTTDRMILLNEGNNSTPLHSIAADTTIEKPELT; this is translated from the exons ATGTGTCCACTTTTCTTTCTTCTACTCTTGTGTCTCTGTTTTTCGCCGCTGTTGGTTTTTTGTTCAGCTGTCGGGTTAATATCATGTAAAGCCACATTTAAACCAGACAAGTTATCATTGGCCATGGATTCCTTCAATACAATTGAGCTTACATTAGAAGATATTGCACAGGATTTGATTGTGAATGACATGGCGGAAATGCAACTTATTAGCCATAACAAGGATCGAGTAGAAGTTGATGAAAGTTTCCAGAAAATACATGTATCTCTTAGTAGAAATTGGTCAGGAAATGTGACACTCAAAGGTATTCTTTTGGGACAGAGTGAAATATATGTGCAATTGAAAGTTCCGAATTCTATTGAAACAAGGAGAGCAGATGGTTTTTTGGATGTGATTGTGACTCGACATAAAAGAACTATAGATTATATATTTACGGGCACAGTAGCACTACTTGTGTCaattttgtacataaattttGGAGCTGCATTGGATTTgaatgttgttaaaaaaattttgttacgaCCATATGGCCCTGTCATTGGCTTTTGTggacaatttttgttgatgcCTCTAATTGCATATTTTCTAGGAATTTGGTTATTTCCTTCTGCGCCAGAACTCGCGCTCG GTCTCTTCTTCACTGGAATTTCTCCCGGTGGTGGGGCGTCGAATGTTTGGACTGTGATACTTGGGGGTAATATGCATTTAAGTATTACGATGACGGCTATCTCAACATTCAGCATGTTTGGAATGATGCCCCTATGGCTTTTTACATTGGGAAAGACAATATTTGATAAGGCAAAAATGAGTGTTCCTTACACCAAAATCGCAACTTTTGCGATTGCCTTAATTGTTCCCCTGGGAATTGGACTTTTGATTCAAAAGTATTTACCACGCGTTAGTCGAATACTTGTACGAATTTTGAAACCTTGCAGTAcagctttaattatttttatcgtcgTTTTTGCTATTTATACCaatgtttatttgttcaaacttttttcgtGGGAAATAATTTTAGCGGGCATGGGATTACCCTGGTGTGGATATTTATTTGCTCTAATTTTAGCAACCCTTCTACGACAACCGTCATCTGATTGTCTAGCTATATCAATTGAGACAGGAATACAGAACACAGGAAtcgcaatttatttattacaaacatTAGAACAGGCCGACTTAACGATTATTATACCGGTGTCCGTTGCAATAATGACCCCATTTCCACTCCTTGCTTTATATATCggtcaaaaaataagaaatgctTGTTGTACAACAGATCGAATGATATTACTTAATGAGGGCAACAACTCTACGCCACTACATTCGATTGCCGCTGACACTACAATTGAAAAGCCagaattaacttaa
- the LOC134835597 gene encoding trypsin-1-like, with protein sequence MPSIKRNFLCSLNKSFVLLVYCCSIRTSASNSEKSQKCKLSENDGICKSIYECPKSLNDWKQNVSSVVYCSEEDQIVCCENEQSQTTLRKSEKKCLEYLKYTFEQTQNLPEDPEEDDLEISFLDRCGISAQQYSIVGGEDASLREYPHMAAIGDNTLENFIHWFCAGSIISEYFVITAAHCIFTNKQVNGNMISPKIVKLGALNVDIQESTVEIYQVEKGIIYPDYRSQFVYNDIGLLKLRTKVQFNINIRPICLAVDKHQNHDQVWAIGWGSYKNASYEGILQKLQLPLVSTKECSKTYNAKRKRLPEGLKDSILCYGAVRGIDTCPGASGGPIQVVNSDIYCSYSLVGVTSAGVRCTEGYPGLFTKVSEYLDWIETTVWG encoded by the exons ATGCCTTCAATAAAGAGGAACTTTTTATGTAGtttgaataaaagttttgtgcTCCTTGTTTACTGTTGTTCTATTAGGACTAGTGCTTCGAACTCtgaaaaatcccaaaaatgtaaattgagTGAGAATGACGGAATTTGTAAAAGTATTTATGAATGTCCGAAATCATTGAATGACTGGAAGCAAAACGTATCTTCAGTAGTTTATTGTTCTGAAGAAGACCAAATCGTTTGCTGTGAGAATGAACAAAGTCAGACCACTttaagaaaaagtgaaaaaa aatgcTTGGAATATCTCAAATATACATTTGAACAAACTCAGAATTTACCAGAGGATCCAGAAGAAGATGATTTGGAAATAAGTTTCTTAGATCGTTGTGGAATATCTGCACAACAATATTCCATTGTTG gaggAGAAGATGCTTCTTTACGAGAGTACCCTCATATGGCCGCTATAGGAGACAAcactttagaaaattttattcattggtTTTGTGCTGGGTCAATTATAAGTGAAT ATTTTGTTATAACTGCTGCGCATTGCATTTTTACCAACAAGCAAGTGAATGGAAATATGATATCCCCTAAAATTGTTAAACTTGGTGCACTTAATGTAGATATTCAGGAGTCTACTGTGGAAATTTATCAAGTAGAAAAAGGCATTATATACCCAGATTATCGTAGCCAATTTGTTTATAATGACATAGGGCTTTTGAAACTGAGGACAAAGgttcaatttaatataaacaTTCGTCCAATTTGCCTTGCAGTGGATAAACATCAAAATCACGATCAAGTATGGGCAATCGGATGGGGCAGCTATAAGAATGCATCATATGAAGGTATTCTCCAGAAACTTCAATTGCCACTAGTATCAACTAAAGAGTGTAGCAAAACGTATAATGCAAAACGTAAACGATTGCCGGAAGGATTGAAAGACAGCATTTTGTGTTACGGTGCTGTTAGGGGTATTGACACGTGCCCCGGTGCCTCTGGTGGACCCATTCAAGTGGTAAACAGTGATATTTATTGTTCGTATTCCTTAGTAGGCGTCACGTCTGCAGGAGTTAGATGCACTGAAGGATACCCTGGACTTTTTACTAAGGTGTCGGAATACTTAGATTGGATAGAAACAACGGTTTGGGGTTGA